TCAACTTTTCCTGCCATCTTCAAGCGCCAACCACTCTGCTTAGCAATAGCGATCGCACGTAATGGGCCCTTTTCTGGTGAAAAGCGTCCTAAAAATGCCAAATATGGAGGTGATTGCGGCTGGATTACAAATGGGTAATCTTTGGTTTCAATGCCGTTATAAACAGTGGCAACATAGTTGAGATTAAGTTCACGTTGCGCGTTACTAATGCTGACGTATGATTGTTTCTGATGGTAGCTAAATACGTTACGGTTATCCTTTGTAAAATTGCCGTGCAAGGTATGCACAGTCGCAGTTTTTGTTGTCAAACTCGCCAAAGGTAATGCCGAAATTCCTATATGGGAATGGATAATATCGAATTGGTCTGCACGTTCGTAAACTTGGCTCAGTTCTAACATTTCATACGCTGCATACTCTTGAACATTTTGATCTAAGCGCAATGCACGTGGATAAACTGCTTCTAAACGAGCCAGTGTTTGAGAATCACCAGAGGCAAACAAAGTTACCTTATGACCACGACGAACTAATTCATCAGTCAAGCGACTCGCTACCAATTCAATTCCTCCGTAACTAGGAGGCGGAACCCTTTC
This region of Nostoc sp. UHCC 0302 genomic DNA includes:
- a CDS encoding glycosyltransferase family 4 protein, producing MKIAQVAPLWERVPPPSYGGIELVASRLTDELVRRGHKVTLFASGDSQTLARLEAVYPRALRLDQNVQEYAAYEMLELSQVYERADQFDIIHSHIGISALPLASLTTKTATVHTLHGNFTKDNRNVFSYHQKQSYVSISNAQRELNLNYVATVYNGIETKDYPFVIQPQSPPYLAFLGRFSPEKGPLRAIAIAKQSGWRLKMAGKVDLVDSKFFEQEIAPHIDGQQIEYLGEITHAEKTELLGNAAITLFPISWQEPFGLVMIESMATGTPVIAMNQGSVPEVIAHGISGFVCQSYEEMAAMIPLALSLNRQTCRKYVENKFSVSQMVDGYESVYRQIIKDRIESNGRIYAAKIQF